The following coding sequences are from one Megamonas funiformis window:
- a CDS encoding aminotransferase class IV: MKTLGYYNGKYDEIDKIMIPMSDRSHWFGDGVYDATCARNYKTMAIDEHVDRFFNSARLLNINLGFTKEYLKDLLNELVQKLDDDELFVYWQATRGGNGLRSHNYDKEQKANLWITICPEKITDKDREYKLTSMEDTRFLHCNIKTLNLIPSVVAYQHAKENNCDETVFHRGDIVTECAHSNVHIIKDKKFITHPADEYILPGIARAHLLKACKALNIEVEERPFTVDELINADEVIVSSSGDLCIRATEFEGKAVGKKDSDTFDRLKEYIYQEWLECTKK, encoded by the coding sequence ATGAAAACTTTAGGTTATTATAATGGAAAATATGATGAAATTGATAAAATAATGATACCTATGTCAGATCGTTCCCATTGGTTTGGCGATGGTGTATATGATGCCACTTGCGCTAGAAATTATAAAACCATGGCTATTGATGAACATGTTGATAGATTTTTTAATAGTGCTAGATTGTTAAATATCAATTTAGGTTTTACTAAAGAGTATTTAAAAGATTTATTGAATGAATTAGTACAAAAATTAGATGATGATGAACTGTTTGTATATTGGCAAGCTACTCGTGGCGGTAATGGGCTTAGAAGTCATAATTATGATAAAGAGCAAAAAGCTAATTTATGGATAACAATTTGCCCAGAAAAAATAACTGATAAAGATAGAGAATACAAATTGACTTCTATGGAAGATACAAGATTTTTGCATTGTAATATTAAGACTTTGAATTTAATTCCTAGTGTAGTAGCTTATCAACATGCTAAGGAAAATAATTGTGATGAAACTGTATTTCATCGCGGGGATATAGTTACAGAATGTGCTCATAGTAATGTGCATATAATCAAAGATAAGAAATTCATCACTCATCCTGCTGATGAATATATTTTACCTGGTATTGCTAGAGCGCATTTATTAAAAGCATGTAAAGCGTTGAATATTGAAGTAGAAGAAAGACCTTTTACAGTAGATGAATTAATCAATGCTGATGAAGTAATTGTAAGTAGTTCTGGTGATTTGTGTATTCGTGCTACAGAATTTGAAGGAAAAGCTGTAGGTAAAAAAGATAGTGATACTTTTGATAGATTGAAAGAGTATATTTATCAAGAATGGTTAGAATGTACTAAAAAATAA
- a CDS encoding Crp/Fnr family transcriptional regulator — protein MQKYLDILKNSALFSGIDTKDLINMFKCLLMNIKTYEKNSYILKASEPLVEVGIILKGRVNIIKEDYWGNRTILTTLSTGDLFGESFVCTNINNNCFSIVTAEKAEIMFLNYQKITSPCQFACNFHSKIIQNMLLLIAKKNIQLTTKIDHLSKKTTREKILSYLSSEALKNNNNSFTIPFNRQELADFLSVERSAMSAELSRMQKDKLITYHKNNFTLL, from the coding sequence ATGCAAAAATATTTAGATATACTCAAAAACTCAGCTTTATTTTCTGGCATTGATACAAAGGATTTAATCAATATGTTCAAATGCCTTTTGATGAACATAAAAACTTATGAAAAAAATTCTTATATACTCAAAGCCTCTGAACCACTCGTTGAAGTAGGTATAATTTTAAAAGGTAGAGTAAATATCATCAAAGAAGATTATTGGGGCAATCGAACAATTCTCACTACGCTTTCAACAGGCGATTTATTTGGCGAAAGTTTTGTTTGCACGAATATTAACAATAATTGTTTTAGCATTGTAACTGCTGAAAAAGCTGAAATTATGTTTTTAAACTATCAAAAAATAACTTCACCTTGTCAATTTGCATGCAATTTTCATTCAAAAATTATTCAAAATATGCTTTTACTCATAGCTAAAAAAAATATACAATTAACAACAAAGATAGACCATTTAAGCAAAAAAACAACTCGTGAAAAAATCTTATCCTATCTATCTAGCGAAGCTTTAAAAAATAATAATAATTCTTTTACCATTCCCTTCAATAGACAAGAACTTGCAGATTTTCTTTCTGTTGAAAGAAGTGCTATGTCTGCTGAATTATCACGCATGCAAAAAGATAAACTAATTACTTATCACAAAAATAATTTTACTTTATTATAA
- a CDS encoding FadR/GntR family transcriptional regulator, which yields MEDRGYILVLEYIKELIISGNLSVGDKLPTERKLSETLSLSRNTIRDAIRIMGSMGFIESRQGSGNYLSNKISGNISATINFMLLLEQSNFTEINQIRRAIALECFRHVFTKCTDREIKLLQKVVTKMEQCHRESHYDKLFHDIILHISQNKLMISMMNALSNVCCTLIDNIFSSATAETKNTIINSHKEILNCIINRNELAGYAAINHHYDLVDKEILKWKAVL from the coding sequence TTGGAAGATAGAGGTTATATCTTAGTTTTAGAATATATCAAGGAATTAATCATTTCTGGTAATCTCAGTGTTGGTGATAAACTCCCTACTGAACGCAAATTATCTGAAACACTTTCTCTAAGTCGCAATACTATCCGTGATGCAATTCGCATTATGGGAAGCATGGGTTTTATTGAAAGCCGTCAAGGTTCTGGCAATTATTTATCTAATAAAATCAGTGGCAATATCTCCGCCACTATAAATTTCATGTTACTTTTAGAGCAATCTAATTTTACTGAAATCAATCAAATCAGACGTGCCATTGCCTTAGAATGTTTTCGCCATGTTTTTACAAAATGCACTGATAGAGAAATAAAATTGCTACAAAAAGTAGTAACAAAAATGGAGCAATGTCATCGTGAAAGCCACTATGACAAATTATTTCATGATATTATTTTACATATCTCTCAAAACAAATTAATGATTAGCATGATGAATGCACTTTCTAACGTATGTTGTACATTAATTGATAATATTTTTTCCAGCGCTACAGCTGAAACCAAAAATACAATTATCAATTCACACAAAGAAATTCTAAATTGCATCATCAATCGCAATGAATTAGCTGGTTATGCAGCTATTAATCACCATTACGATTTAGTTGATAAAGAAATATTAAAATGGAAGGCGGTTCTTTAA
- a CDS encoding CidA/LrgA family protein: protein MKLLEQFGIILTLTFIVETFKELVPLPVPSSVYGLVLMLLLLKFKILNISAIKDASKLLIETMPIMFIPAAVGLLNAWNVIRDLLIPLTLVVSLTTVIVMVISGHITQFIIVSSKKKKGAC from the coding sequence GTGAAATTACTTGAACAATTTGGTATTATCTTAACTTTAACTTTTATCGTTGAAACTTTTAAGGAACTCGTTCCATTACCTGTTCCCTCTAGTGTTTATGGCTTAGTTTTAATGCTTTTACTTTTAAAATTCAAAATTCTAAATATCTCTGCTATCAAAGATGCTAGTAAATTATTAATCGAAACTATGCCTATCATGTTCATTCCTGCTGCTGTTGGACTTTTAAATGCATGGAATGTAATTCGTGATTTATTAATTCCTTTGACCTTAGTAGTAAGCTTAACTACTGTTATTGTAATGGTTATTTCTGGTCATATAACACAATTTATTATTGTATCTAGTAAGAAGAAAAAAGGAGCTTGCTAA
- a CDS encoding LrgB family protein, giving the protein MLQDLIFNSALFGLIISLLAYEIGLRIKRKLKIAIFNPLLIAIGLIIIFLVTFDIDYEEYNRGAKYLGYLLTPATICLAVPLYEQLEELKKNVKAIMAGIISGVITSMSCILALSILFSFSHTEYVTLLPKSITTAIGIGISEELGGIVTITIAVIIITGVFGNMTAEYICKVFKIYEPVAKGVAIGSSAHAMGTAKAIEMGPIEAAISSLTIAVAGIVTVIAVSFYATLL; this is encoded by the coding sequence ATGTTACAGGATCTTATCTTTAATTCAGCTTTATTTGGTTTGATTATTAGCTTATTAGCCTATGAAATAGGTTTGCGCATAAAACGTAAATTAAAAATTGCCATTTTCAATCCTTTGTTAATAGCAATAGGTCTTATAATCATTTTTTTAGTAACCTTCGATATTGATTATGAAGAATATAATCGAGGCGCTAAATATTTAGGTTATTTATTAACACCAGCTACAATCTGTCTTGCTGTTCCTTTATATGAACAACTAGAAGAATTGAAAAAAAACGTAAAAGCTATCATGGCTGGTATCATTTCTGGTGTAATCACTAGTATGAGTTGTATTTTAGCTTTATCTATTTTATTTAGCTTTAGTCACACAGAATATGTAACACTTTTACCAAAATCTATCACAACTGCTATAGGTATTGGTATATCTGAAGAATTAGGTGGTATCGTTACTATCACTATTGCTGTTATCATCATCACTGGTGTATTCGGCAATATGACTGCTGAATATATCTGCAAAGTATTTAAAATTTATGAACCTGTAGCTAAAGGTGTAGCAATCGGTTCATCTGCTCATGCTATGGGAACTGCAAAAGCAATTGAAATGGGCCCTATTGAAGCTGCTATCAGTAGCTTAACTATTGCCGTAGCTGGTATTGTTACTGTAATTGCTGTTTCATTCTACGCAACTTTATTATAA